The Kluyveromyces marxianus DMKU3-1042 DNA, complete genome, chromosome 6 genome window below encodes:
- the RSM27 gene encoding mitochondrial 37S ribosomal protein mS33: MSVPKARLLKLAELSAKIFDQNFNPTCARTGSKILSQRLKGPAIANYYGNPDFIKFKQLKKLYPGMNFVDEEEQYRLTMLELRKRRGKGAPTKKKEASGDAKKTKKRK, from the coding sequence atgtCGGTACCCAAAGCGAGACTTCTGAAGTTAGCCGAACTGTCTGCTAAGATATTCGATCAGAACTTCAACCCAACATGTGCTAGAACTGGGTCCAAGATCCTTTCACAAAGACTAAAGGGTCCTGCAATTGCTAACTACTATGGTAATCCGGATTTTATTAAGTTCaaacaattgaagaaactcTACCCAGGCATGAACTTCgttgacgaagaagaacaatacAGATTAACCATGCTTGAGCTAAGAAAGCGTAGAGGTAAGGGTGCTccaaccaagaagaaggaggcATCTGGTGATGccaagaagacaaaaaagagaaagtaG
- the ZPR1 gene encoding zinc finger-containing protein ZPR1 yields the protein MGEDLFKPVGEIVEETEGNVNGNENENDNGLVQTGAFDAMGHPVQEIQSLCMNCHKMGTTRMLLTRIPYFREVVLMSFECPECGFKNSEIQPASEIQEKGSKYMLKVEGKEDFNRQVIKSETASCKFVELELEIPGKRGQLTTVEGLLSEMVDDLEGDQEMRKKIDENLYEQIQKFIEKVRDTIACKEGTLPLTFVLDDPTGNSWIEYKPGEAAHKWSHSEYARTDEQNVQIGLMSREQYEEKREQERERIAQRERNPSVAKEQEKEQGQGKEHKFLSDATDIENFNSEVQSFSVSCPNCLQLCDTHMKPVNIPHFKEVIIMSTVCPNCGYKSNEVKTGGAIPEKGRRIKLYCDDPEDLSRDILKGENCKMNIPELNLDIQEGTLGGRFTTLEGLLRQVYDELESRVFTQTSDSMDEETKARWVAFFARLKDAINGKVKFTVIMEDPLAGSYIQNVYAPDPDPNMTIEDYDRTPQQNDELGLTQMKV from the coding sequence ATGGGAGAAGATTTGTTTAAGCCGGTTGGAgagattgttgaagaaactgaGGGAAATGTAAATGGGAACGAGAATGAGAACGATAATGGGTTGGTTCAAACGGGTGCATTTGACGCTATGGGCCATCCAGTGCAGGAGATTCAGTCGCTATGTATGAACTGCCATAAGATGGGTACTACCCGGATGCTTTTGACCCGGATTCCGTACTTTAGGGAAGTTGTTCTTATGTCATTTGAATGTCCGGAATGTGGGTTCAAGAACTCTGAGATCCAGCCAGCTTCTGAGATCCAGGAGAAGGGGTCTAAGTATATGTTGAAGGTTGAGGGGAAGGAAGATTTCAACAGACAGGTGATCAAGTCTGAGACAGCTTCGTGTAAGTTTGTGGAGCTAGAGCTTGAAATTCCGGGGAAGCGTGGACAGTTGACGACGGTGGAAGGGTTGCTCAGCGAGATGGTGGATGATTTGGAGGGCGACCAGGAGATGCGTAAGAAGATCGATGAGAATTTGTACGAGCAGATCCAGAAGTTTATCGAGAAGGTGAGGGATACTATTGCTTGCAAGGAGGGTACGTTGCCACTAACGTTTGTGTTGGACGATCCAACGGGTAACTCATGGATCGAGTACAAGCCTGGGGAGGCAGCACACAAGTGGTCACACAGCGAGTATGCGAGAACGGATGAGCAGAACGTGCAGATCGGGTTGATGTCGAGAGAACAGTACGAGGAGAAGCGTGAGCAAGAGCGTGAAAGAATAGCTCAACGTGAGAGAAACCCATCTGTGGCcaaggaacaagaaaaagaacaaggcCAAGGAAAGGAACACAAATTCTTGTCGGACGCTACCGATATCGAGAACTTCAACAGCGAGGTGCAGAGCTTCAGTGTCTCGTGCCCTAACTGTTTGCAACTCTGCGATACTCACATGAAGCCCGTCAATATCCCTcatttcaaagaagtcatCATTATGTCCACCGTATGTCCAAACTGTGGTTACAAGTCTAACGAAGTCAAGACTGGTGGTGCCATCCCAGAAAAGGGTAGAAGAATCAAGCTATACTGTGACGATCCGGAAGATCTTTCCAGAGATATCTTGAAGGGTGAAAACTGTAAGATGAACATTCCGGAACTTAACTTGGACATCCAAGAGGGTACTCTTGGTGGTAGATTCACTACTTTGGAAGGTCTACTAAGACAGGTGTACGATGAATTGGAGTCTAGAGTGTTCACTCAAACCTCCGATTCGATGGACGAAGAAACCAAGGCCCGTTGGGTAGCATTCTTCGCCAGATTAAAGGACGCCATCAACGGGAAGGTCAAGTTCACTGTCATAATGGAAGATCCATTGGCTGGCTCGTACATCCAAAACGTTTACGCTCCAGATCCAGATCCAAACATGACCATCGAAGACTACGATAGAACTCCACAGCAAAACGACGAGTTGGGTTTGACTCAAATGAAGGTGTAA
- the FRE8 gene encoding putative ferric-chelate reductase — translation MHSWLFEFWEWLRDHCPSFDRGTPKPLRSWLVRRSGLTIMGISMVIIFFVIPLSNYLKLKPFFFKVEHRLKHHTFKRTAWIHKSSIYHNESLQITVFWTVLMFTLVLYDCNNDLLIITKRLGRIPVCMMPALLFLTTRPSPLPHVLYFSLLPLHKWISRIVVLQSLLHTILYTIQYARKGTLAKLQKLANVWGIIAMALFLLIGITSLPKIRRVNFQLFYCVHYAATWMSVVLLQYHARPNMNMVSIINVTLLVGQIVYRVWHTKVSTISVIPVSPSISVVEFPMSDLCKKPILPSGHIRMNNYHRFWLKRWFYHLIPFQHPYTIASLPNEPTVRLIVRTGRFPLRTNSKYYITGAFEPKVDFMSKKDARNNHRLLPFQSATPTLLLSPLSFNINAKRVFMVVGGSAISFGLPMLRILNFNGVTVKLLWVTRDHRDMKILNVFKNNYSGLEIYVTGTLGAEQDLQIDYVDYGPDTLGELENSSAQSHQLQSQSQSQSQSQEHQHLLQTPIKRRRSHQSLQSPALPSSSDLNPTTSLNSDSQTHYGSLPTDKGGLFSAELGTSAKDNEDEFDFTDLFSASATLKRKKSVPKIQEMPPSPFHKDEMFRKPKVVIPPNDENYKSDTESLEEDDMKLTIPAGVKLVFGRPKLSQLDYQWCLQKECAPPSEVDNCCVMSADNNVTHVDDLAKVWVIAAGPRGLVDSTRRWAKDGGLHFHEESFSV, via the coding sequence ATGCATAGTTGGCTATTTGAGTTTTGGGAATGGTTAAGAGACCATTGCCCCAGTTTCGATAGGGGAACGCCCAAGCCATTGAGATCATGGTTAGTACGACGTTCTGGACTTACGATTATGGGGATATCTATGGtgattatattttttgtgATCCCGTTGAGTAACTATCTAAAGCTTAAACCGTTTTTCTTCAAGGTTGAGCACAGACTTAAGCATCATACTTTCAAAAGGACTGCATGGATCCATAAATCGTCGATTTACCACAATGAGTCGTTGCAAATCACTGTGTTCTGGACCGTTTTGATGTTTACATTGGTGCTATACGATTGTAATAATGACCTTTTGATCATAACGAAGAGGCTCGGACGGATACCGGTTTGCATGATGCCTGCTCTTCTATTTCTAACGACACGGCCATCACCGCTACCGCATGTGCTATACTTTTCGCTACTTCCTTTGCACAAGTGGATTTCGAGGATTGTTGTGCTCCAGTCGTTGTTGCATACGATACTATACACGATTCAGTATGCAAGAAAGGGTACGCTTGCCAAGTTGCAAAAATTGGCGAACGTCTGGGGTATTATTGCTATGGCTCTTTTCCTCTTGATTGGGATCACATCTTTGCCCAAAATCAGGAGGGTCAATTTCCAGCTTTTCTATTGCGTTCACTATGCGGCTACTTGGATGAGCGTCGTTTTGCTTCAATATCACGCTCGCCCCAATATGAATATGGTGTCTATCATAAATGTGACGCTTCTTGTGGGCCAGATTGTGTACCGTGTGTGGCACACCAAGGTTTCGACCATTTCAGTTATACCTGTGTCGCCGTCGATTAGTGTGGTGGAGTTCCCGATGTCAGATTTATGCAAGAAACCTATCTTGCCCTCGGGCCATATTCGCATGAACAACTATCACCGTTTCTGGTTGAAGCGTTGGTTTTATCATTTGATTCCCTTCCAGCACCCTTACACTATCGCATCGTTGCCCAACGAGCCAACGGTAAGGCTTATCGTGAGAACTGGGAGGTTCCCCTTGAGAACGAATTCAAAATACTACATTACAGGAGCTTTTGAACCCAAGGTGGACTTCATGTCTAAGAAGGATGCTAGAAATAATCACAGGCTTTTGCCATTCCAGAGTGCCACTCCGACCTTGTTACTATCGCCGCTATCCTTCAATATCAATGCCAAGAGAGTGTTCATGGTTGTTGGTGGGAGTGCTATATCGTTTGGTTTACCCATGCTACGTATATTGAACTTTAACGGTGTAACGGTTAAGCTGCTCTGGGTGACTAGGGACCATAGGGATATGAAGATTCTAAATGTGTTCAAGAATAACTATTCGGGACTCGAGATATATGTTACCGGGACCTTGGGTGCTGAGCAAGACTTACAGATTGATTATGTTGACTATGGACCGGACACCCTGGGTGAACTGGAGAATAGTTCGGCACAATCTCATCAGTTGCAGTCTCAATCTCAATCACAATCACAATCACAGGAGCACCAACACCTGCTGCAAACGCCTATAAAACGCCGTCGCTCGCACCAAAGTTTACAGAGTCCAGCATTACCATCTTCGTCTGACCTTAACCCAACGACTAGTCTGAATAGCGATTCTCAAACGCATTATGGTTCGTTACCTACAGATAAGGGAGGATTGTTTTCTGCTGAGTTAGGCACAAGCGCGAAGGATAACGAAGATGAGTTCGATTTCACAGACCTCTTCAGTGCCTCGGCCACCTtaaagaggaagaaatcTGTGCCAAAGATCCAAGAAATGCCTCCAAGTCCCTTCCATAAAGACGAAATGTTCCGTAAGCCAAAGGTGGTGATACCACCTAATGACGAAAACTATAAGAGTGATACCGAAAgtttagaagaagatgatatgAAACTGACGATTCCTGCAGGTGTCAAACTAGTGTTTGGAAGGCCAAAGCTCTCTCAATTAGACTATCAGTGGTGTTTGCAAAAAGAATGTGCCCCACCTTCAGAAGTTGACAATTGTTGCGTCATGAGCGCTGATAATAATGTCACTCACGTGGATGATCTAGCCAAGGTCTGGGTCATAGCGGCTGGTCCCAGGGGTTTAGTCGACAGCACCAGGAGATGGGCAAAGGATGGTGGCTTGCATTTCCACGAAGAAAGTTTCAGTGTGTAA
- the RPS0A gene encoding 40S ribosomal protein uS2, translated as MSLPSTFDLTPEDAQLLLAARVHLGAKNVQVHQESYVYKARPDGVNVINVGKTWEKIVLAARIIAAIPNPEDVVAISSRTYGQRAVLKYAAHTGATPIAGRFTPGSFTNYITRSFKEPRLVIVTDPRSDAQAIKESSYVNIPVIALTDLDSPSEYVDVAIPCNNRGKHSIGLIWYLLAREVLRLRGALPDRTQPWAIMPDLYFYRNPEEIEQQTAEEEAAASGEQTEEAVDVAEEQTEAAEWAEEGQAQEEEWN; from the exons ATGTCTTTGCCATCTACTTTCGACTTGACCCCAGAAGACGCCCAATTGTTGTTGGCTGCTAGAGTCCACTTGGGTGCTAAGAACGTCCAA GTTCACCAAGAATCTTACGTCTACAAGGCTAGACCAGATGGTGTCAACGTTATCAACGTTGGTAAGACCTGGGAAAAGATTGTTTTGGCTGCCAGAATCATCGCTGCCATTCCAAACCCAGAAGACGTTGTTGCTATCTCTTCCAGAACTTACGGTCAAAGAGCTGTCTTGAAGTACGCTGCTCACACCGGTGCTACTCCAATTGCTGGTAGATTCACCCCAGGTTCTTTCACCAACTACATCACCAGATCTTTCAAGGAACCAAGATTGGTTATCGTCACTGACCCAAGATCCGATGCTCAAGCTATCAAGGAATCCTCTTACGTTAACATCCCAGTTATCGCTTTGACTGACTTGGACTCCCCATCCGAATACGTCGATGTCGCTATCCCATGTAACAACAGAGGTAAGCACTCCATCGGTTTGATCTGGTACTTGTTGGCCAGAGAAGTCCTAAGATTGAGAGGTGCTCTACCAGACAGAACTCAACCATGGGCTATCATGCCAGATTTGTACTTCTACAGAAACccagaagaaatcgaaCAACAAACcgctgaagaagaagctgctgcttctgGTGAACAAACCGAAGAAGCCGTTGACGTTGCTGAAGAACAAACTGAAGCTGCTGAATGGGCTGAAGAAGGTCAagctcaagaagaagaatggaaCTAA
- the JEN1 gene encoding uncharacterized protein — MSEGNEEKGQGQGQGQDHGHFPEGRTFLHQVESKRSVHTHHSVPMNSSDSQSNASDPEELAPFPSVVDESELDESELEEIQNEDVSIIYKDDEEKPDLSWASICRYAGTRITSLFQIHKVSMDNINPFPELRKMTLSNWNYFFMGYLAWLCAAWAFFAVSVSTAPLAKLYDKPTKDISWGLSLVLFVRSAGAIIFGLWTDNYSRKWPYITCLGLFLICQLCTPWAKTYTQFLGVRWISGIAMGGIYGCASATAIEDAPVKARSILSGLFFSAYAMGFIFAIIFYRAFLHVNGENYWKVQFWFSIFLPALLMLWRLVWPETKYFTKVLKARELMKQDAIASNGGNPIPKTTFKEKMANTKRIICKYWLLFGYLVLLLVGPNYLTHGSQDLFPTMIRSQLNFSEDAVTVAIVVVNLGGICGGLFFGQLMEVTGRRLGLLIALTMAGCFTYPAFMLKTSSAVLGAGFMLFFSVFGVWGVIPIHLSELSPPEARALVAGLAYQLGNLASAASVVIENDLADIYPLARDAAGKVIKKDYAKVMAILTGSVVIFTFVMVLIGHEKFHRDLSSAVLKAYMEKVDRNEEDARLGVSSLSISSKSKEEQVENA, encoded by the coding sequence ATGTCAGAAGGAaacgaagaaaaaggccaaggccaaggccaaggccaagacCACGGCCACTTCCCAGAAGGCCGCACGTTCCTCCACCAGGTGGAGTCCAAACGCTCCGTACACACCCACCACTCGGTCCCAATGAACAGCTCGGACTCCCAGTCCAACGCATCGGACCCAGAAGAACTCGCCCCATTCCCATCCGTCGTCGACGAATCCGAACTAGACGAGTCAGAACTAGAAGAAATCCAAAACGAAGACGTGTCCATCATCTACAAAGACGACGAAGAAAAACCAGACTTGTCCTGGGCCAGCATCTGCAGATACGCAGGGACCCGTATCACTTCCTTGTTCCAGATCCACAAGGTCTCCATGGACAACATCAACCCATTCCCAGAGTTGCGCAAAATGACCCTATCCAACTGGAACTACTTCTTCATGGGGTATTTGGCATGGCTATGCGCCGCATGGGCCTTTTTCGCAGTCTCTGTCTCAACAGCCCCATTGGCAAAGTTGTACGATAAGCCCACCAAGGACATCTCCTGGGGGCTCTCGCTAGTGCTTTTCGTCAGATCCGCTGGTGCCATCATCTTCGGGCTATGGACCGATAATTACTCCAGAAAATGGCCCTACATCACTTGTCTCGGACTTTTCCTCATCTGCCAGCTCTGTACCCCATGGGCCAAGACCTACACTCAGTTCCTTGGTGTTAGATGGATCTCCGGTATCGCCATGGGTGGTATCTACGGTTGTGCCTCCGCTACTGCTATCGAGGACGCCCCAGTCAAGGCCAGATCCATCCTCTCCggtttgttcttcagcGCATACGCCATGGGTTTCATCTTCGCCATCATCTTCTACAGAGCCTTCTTGCACGTCAACGGCGAGAACTACTGGAAAGTCCAGTTCTGGTTCTCCATCTTCTTGCCAGCACTCCTAATGCTATGGAGACTCGTGTGGCCAGAAACGAAATACTTCACAAAGGTCCTCAAGGCTAGagaattgatgaaacaaGACGCTATCGCATCAAACGGCGGTAACCCAATCCCAAAGACTACTTTCAAGGAAAAGATGGCCAACACAAAGAGAATCATCTGCAAGTACTGGCTATTGTTCGGCTACTTGGTCTTGTTGCTTGTCGGTCCAAACTATTTGACTCACGGTTCCCAGGATTTGTTCCCAACCATGATCCGTTCCCAATTGAACTTCTCAGAGGACGCTGTCACTGTCGCCATCGTCGTGGTCAACCTCGGTGGTATCTGCGGtggtttgttctttggCCAATTGATGGAAGTCACCGGTAGAAGATTGGGTCTCTTGATCGCTTTGACCATGGCCGGGTGCTTCACATACCCAGCATTCATGCTAAAGACCTCTTCCGCTGTCTTGGGTGCAGGTTTCATGCTATTCTTCTCGGTGTTCGGTGTCTGGGGTGTTATCCCAATCCATCTATCAGAATTGTCTCCTCCAGAAGCTAGAGCCTTGGTCGCTGGTCTAGCGTACCAATTGGGTAACTTGGCATCGGCTGCATCGGTCGTCATCGAAAATGACTTGGCTGACATCTACCCATTGGCAAGAGACGCTGCAGGTAAAGTCATCAAGAAGGATTACGCTAAGGTCATGGCTATCTTGACCGGTTCCGTCGTCATCTTCACTTTCGTCATGGTCTTGATCGGCCACGAAAAGTTCCACAGAGACTTGTCCTCAGCAGTGCTAAAGGCTTACATGGAAAAGGTCGACagaaacgaagaagatgctCGTTTGGGCGTCTCCAGTCTATCCATCTCATCCAAGTccaaggaagaacaagTCGAGAACGCTTAG
- the DIP5 gene encoding dicarboxylic amino acid permease gives MDLEKNTYLEKNMDLEKNTYLVETSSNLDQSHSHSPTDTHELSPGFDGKHDGIRLKKALKARHVSMIAIGGSLGTGLLIGTGSSLSLAGPGSILIAYAFVGLLVYIVMSCLGEMAAYIPLDGFTSYATRYADPALGFAVGYSYLFKYWIIVPNQLTAGALVIQYWIDRDKVNPGVWITVFLAAIVLINFLGVRFFGEIEFYISAIKILVMLGLILLLLILACGGGPHGDARGFKNWSNPGAFKEYSKAITGDKGRFVAFVSVFVLALFAYLGTELCGIVVSECKNPRKAVPKAIKLTMYRIIIFYLISIFLLGLVVPYDDKLLLNAKKAKTSAAASPFVVAIIKAGIPVLPSFMNACVLIFVFSAANSDLYVASRSLYGLAIDNKAPKIFAKTNKNGVPYWSMLMGILFALLAYMNVSSGSAQVFNYFVNCVSIFGLMSWISILIIYIRFDRAFRVQGVSKDALTYKSPFQPYSAWFALFFCCLIGLIKNFTAFLGDKFDYKSFITGYIGIPVYIISYVGYKLWNKTKLIPSEEVDLVSFKEPVDLEEEEGKLLDEERAAYIKAHGKDMKWYYEKIFGWIV, from the coding sequence ATGGATCTCGAGAAGAATACCTACCTCGAGAAGAACATGGATCTCGAGAAAAACACATACCTCGTCGAAACCTCCAGCAACCTCGACCAATCGCACTCCCACTCCCCCACAGACACCCACGAACTTTCCCCCGGATTCGATGGCAAACACGACGGTATCAGGCTCAAGAAAGCCCTCAAGGCTAGACACGTCTCCATGATCGCCATCGGTGGCTCCCTAGGAACAGGTCTCCTCATCGGAACTGGCTCCTCCCTCTCGCTGGCTGGCCCAGGATCCATCTTGATCGCTTACGCTTTCGTCGGCCTCCTCGTCTACATCGTCATGTCCTGTCTCGGCGAAATGGCCGCCTACATCCCTCTAGATGGTTTCACCTCTTACGCTACAAGATACGCTGACCCTGCTCTAGGGTTCGCCGTAGGCTACTCTTACCTCTTCAAATACTGGATCATCGTCCCAAACCAACTCACCGCAGGTGCACTCGTCATCCAGTACTGGATCGACCGTGACAAAGTCAACCCGGGCGTCTGGATCACAGTCTTCCTCGCCGCAATCGTCctcatcaacttcttggGCGTCAGATTCTTTGGCGAAATCGAATTCTACATCTCCGCCATCAAAATCCTCGTCATGTTGGGACTCATCCTTTTGCTCCTCATCCTAGCCTGTGGAGGTGGGCCCCACGGTGACGCTAGAGGGTTCAAAAACTGGTCCAATCCTGGCGCCTTCAAAGAATACTCAAAGGCAATCACTGGCGATAAAGGCCGTTTCGTAGCATTCGTTTCAGTCTTCGTCCTCGCACTCTTCGCTTACCTCGGTACAGAACTCTGCGGTATCGTCGTCTCAGAGTGCAAAAATCCAAGAAAAGCAGTCCCAAAGGCTATCAAGCTCACCATGTACCgtatcatcatcttctacTTGATTTCCATCTTCCTACTGGGCTTGGTCGTCCCATATGATGACAAATTGCTGCTCAACGCCAAGAAAGCCAAGACTTCCGCTGCTGCTTCCCCATTTGTGGTCGCCATCATCAAAGCCGGTATCCCAGTGCTCCCATCGTTCATGAACGCTTGTGTGCtcatcttcgtcttctCAGCTGCAAACTCCGACTTGTACGTCGCTTCAAGATCCCTCTACGGCTTGGCTATCGACAACAAAGCCCCCAAGATCTTCgccaaaacaaacaaaaacggTGTCCCATACTGGTCCATGCTCATGGGAATCCTGTTCGCCTTGCTCGCCTACATGAACGTCTCCTCTGGAAGCGCACAGGTCTTCAACTATTTCGTCAATTGCGTCTCCATCTTCGGACTCATGAGTTGGATCTCAATCCTCATAATATACATCAGATTCGACAGAGCATTCAGAGTCCAAGGCGTAAGCAAGGATGCGCTCACGTACAAGTCCCCATTCCAGCCATACAGCGCATGGTTCGCCCTCTTTTTCTGCTGCTTGATCGGCTTGATCAAAAACTTTACCGCCTTCCTTGGCGATAAGTTCGACTATAAGTCGTTCATCACGGGCTACATCGGTATCCCAGTGTACATCATCTCGTATGTTGGGTACAAGTTGTGGAACAAGACCAAACTCATCCCATCCGAAGAAGTCGATCTCGTCTCCTTCAAAGAACCAGTCGATttggaggaagaagaaggcaaaTTGTTAGACGAGGAAAGAGCCGCTTATATCAAGGCCCATGGAAAAGACATGAAATGGTATTATGAAAAGATCTTCGGATGGATTGTGTAA
- the GPI1 gene encoding phosphatidylinositol N-acetylglucosaminyltransferase codes for MSEHKYIYWPSALVKRCECSEEQLVVVVLKTSANDGLVVTVVEKSRYSGVENPYSTFGTISNGSIDTIEVSEEWSHSKYGIVTFDPPKLKLMQFYSLEPISLVLEDPYNDNGGRIEVPLRQNRKKYESRLRDNVSHINLYYQHLETFYQRNPLYRRKSMLPVSIQDLKTRIRGTAMYRFVRCVAFYLAIMTRVIAGSISQVLNSKVFPIVKILATAQQIDLRCQQLCYIPVQYLRINKNVILPDSEPRIEGKEGEEALSQDRYHRKRKKSISNLPKELPCETYPDYIRLYNTLWLIINDVSFGATFGAVLFENRNALSQVVSSSMRFLLYEVPLHVTLTLERNPLGIKLNEELSRFLGSSFLLIIEFTYAGWVKQCTSPDTLRQCIVFVSHLSSVIGLTFSLALIVDFLSVMTLHITLFYMISVKLYHVHLYVMRSLFYLFYGKKHNILRRRIDDNRFELDQLLMGTLIFTVLIFLLPTLLSFYLVYTVLRFIDLTLKVTLELFLALLNHFPLFALLLRIKDAKRLPGGIIFRLRGNHFHMSNNPIDFFMMFKPFTNVMKSIQRQVLSISTLKRIANGDVLNVERDELYRVLYYNLPRQPMDSNLLWSKLKVIMEQEVT; via the coding sequence ATGAGCGaacataaatatatatattggcCTTCTGCCTTGGTAAAACGATGTGAATGTAGTGAAGAACAACTTGTCGTGGTGGTATTGAAGACATCTGCTAATGATGGGTTAGTGGTCACAGTTGTTGAGAAATCGCGGTATTCTGGGGTCGAGAATCCATATAGTACGTTTGGGACGATAAGCAATGGGTCTATTGATACCATTGAGGTTAGTGAAGAGTGGAGTCATAGTAAATATGGGATTGTAACGTTTGACCCTCCTAAATTAAAGCTCATGCAGTTCTACTCTTTGGAGCCTATATCATTGGTATTGGAAGATCCatataatgataatggAGGTAGAATTGAGGTGCCTTTAAGACAAAATCGGAAGAAATACGAATCTAGGTTACGGGACAATGTAAGTCATATTAATTTGTACTATCAGCATTTGGAAACATTTTACCAACGAAATCCACTCTACAGGAGAAAGTCAATGCTTCCTGTGTCAATACAAGATTTGAAAACTAGGATACGTGGGACAGCTATGTACAGATTTGTGAGATGTGTTGCGTTTTACCTTGCTATAATGACGCGAGTTATTGCAGGTTCGATATCGCAGGTATTGAATTCAAAGGTGTTCCCCATTGTAAAGATTCTCGCTACAGCGCAGCAGATAGATTTGAGATGTCAGCAGTTATGTTATATTCCAGTGCAGTACTTACGGATAAACAAGAATGTTATCCTACCTGATAGCGAACCACGTATAGAGGGGAaggaaggagaagaagctttgTCACAGGATCGGTATCATAGGAAACGCAAAAAGAGCATATCGAATCTTCCGAAAGAATTGCCGTGCGAAACTTATCCAGATTATATTCGACTTTATAACACGCTCTGGTTAATTATAAACGACGTGTCATTTGGTGCTACTTTTGGAGCTGTTCTATTTGAGAATCGGAATGCATTATCGCAGGTTGTTAGTTCCTCGATGCGGTTCTTGCTTTATGAAGTTCCATTACATGTGACCTTAACATTGGAAAGAAATCCATTGGGTATAAAGCTTAATGAGGAGCTTTCTCGATTCCTAGGTTCGTCTTTTCTCCTGATTATAGAGTTCACGTATGCAGGATGGGTTAAACAGTGCACTTCGCCGGACACATTGAGACAATGCAtcgtttttgtttctcatTTGAGTTCGGTCATCGGTCTCACATTTTCATTAGCATTAATAGTCGATTTCCTATCTGTCATGACCCTACACATAACTCTTTTCTATATGATTAGTGTGAAACTATACCATGTGCACTTATATGTCATGAGGAGTTTGTTCTATCTCTTTTACGGTAAGAAGCATAACAttctaagaagaagaattgacGATAACAGATTTGAGCTTGACCAATTACTCATGGGTACCTTAATTTTCACCGTTCTAATTTTCTTGTTGCCAACGCTATTGTCGTTCTATTTGGTTTACACTGTTCTCAGGTTTATTGATCTAACACTTAAGGTCACTCTTGAGCTCTTTTTAGCGTTACTTAACCATTTCCCCTTGTTTGCACTTCTTTTACGGATAAAAGATGCTAAAAGGTTGCCTGGTGGTATCATTTTCCGCCTAAGGGGTAACCACTTCCACATGTCGAACAATCCAATAGACTTCTTCATGATGTTCAAACCATTCACGAATGTGATGAAATCTATTCAGCGACAAGTTCTCTCAATCTCAACTCTAAAGAGAATCGCGAATGGTGATGTTTTGAACGTGGAGCGAGATGAATTGTACCGGGTATTGTACTATAACTTACCTCGGCAACCTATGGACTCCAATCTCTTGTGGAGCAAGCTAAAAGTGATTATGGAACAGGAAGTGACatga